AAATGACAGAAATATTTGAGCTTTCATTATTTTTATACTCTTTTACATTTAGCTTGCCAGCCTCGTTGTAGTCGGTCTCTATGAAAGATCTTAGTGGTAAGACATTGCCATCATAGATCAAATTTGTGACATCACTTGTTAGAGTAAATCCACCACTTAGTCTAATGCCCTTTTCGCTTTGCGAGATCGCTCTTGTGGTGATGAAAAGTCCGTTGTTTAGGTTTTTACCACTTTTTAGATCGATCTTGCTAAACTGCAAAATGGTCGGAAAGATGCTAAGCATCCTATCTGGCAGGTAATAATAAATCTCTATGCTCTTTGCTGGTAGGCTAAAATTTGCCTCTTTTATCTCGCTAAAAAACTGATCAACGCTTAAATTTCTATCTTTTAAAATTTGAGCCAAGTTGCCATTAAAGTGCTCTTTGAAATTTCGCTCAGTGTATTCTACATCGAGCCTTGCCATATTTGCCGAGCTCATCTCGTCGCTTCCAAGCGCAAAGCTCACGGCAAAATTTTCACGTCCAAGGTGCTTTCCGCCGTCAATTAGCGTCTTAACATCGCTGTAATATCTAATCGGATATCCATAGTCCCACCACGCAAGCACGTAGTCTTCGCGTCCTGCGATGCTTTTTAGCTTATTTAAAATTTCAACTTCTTTATTTACAAAGACTGGCTCAGCCTTGTAGCCATAGATGTGAATGAGCGCTGGAGCAAGCACTAGGGCCGCTATGAACGCTCTTATGAGATTTAAAACAGCCCCTTTTAGCTTTAAATTTGCAAGCACAAACTCCACTAAGTAGCCAAAGCCAAGTGCCATGATAGGCACGGCATAAATGGTAAATCTAAGGCCACTTTTAAAGGCTAAAAAGCCAAGTGCGAGCATGCCCAGCGAGACGGCAAATGAGCGGTGCTTGTAGCAAAACAGAGCGACGCCAGCAAGCGAGATCAAAAATGTGATGACATTTGCGCTGATCCTCTCACAAAATAGCGTAAAATCAACGACGCTTGACTCTTGGATAGTTTGATTGACATTAAAAAAGTGAAAGCTCATACCGCCAACTTCAGGCGCATCTCTAAAGACGTAGAATTTAAGCTGAAAGATTATCGGATTTAGCCCACCACGGATGACAAAAATGACAAAGATAATCGCCAAAATGCCAAGAGCAATTTTTAAATTTATCACCTCTTTTTTAAATAGGCAAAGTGCGTAAATAGCGATGACAACGATAAATTTAAGAGTTAGATCAAGGTTTGAGATAGCAAGTAAAAGCAGCGAAATTTCAAGGTAAAAAAGTGGATTTTTCCTATCAAAAATGAGCGTGTAAAGTAAAAATAGCCCGGTTAAAATGCTAATAAGCGAAAAGGCGCTCATATACCACCACATATAGATAAGCACGCTTAAAGGTGCTATTATCAGGCTCTTTGCGTCCTTTTTCTCAAGCACCCTAACAAGTCCCCAAACGACAAAGACGCTAAGAGTGATGATGAGCATGTCAGTGTCGTAGTAACCAGCCATCGTGCGGTTGTAGTAGCTATTTGCGATCACTGCAAGAAGTGCAGCGATGAAGCCAGCCATTTTTGCTTTGTATTCATTTGCGATCAAGATAACAGGCACAGCCACAAGCGACGAGAAAAATACACTCATATAAATCATCGCTGTCTCAAGCTTGACGCCTAGGAATTTCACGATCCAGTAAGTAAGCGTCGAGAGCGGATAGCCATAGTAGCTAAGGTCGTTTTCTTGGTGAAAGCCAGCTAGCATGTCCCTTGCCCCCTCGGCAAATGCGTAGCCGTCGTTTGTGCTGATCATCAGCTCGTTGTTCCAGAAAAAGACTGGATACTCACTCGCCCAAAAGACCCAGTAAAGCCTGCAAACCATGCCAAAGAGGACTGCGGCAAATATCATAAGGTATAAAGAGTAATTTTTAAAAAATAAATTTCTATTCATTAGGATTTTCCAAAAAATTTATAAGTTTGCTCGCTATGTTTTCACTATCAAAAAATTTAGCCCGATTATACGCAACATTTTCAAAATTTTGCCTTATTTCACGCTCGTTAAGCACCTTTATCATCGCTTCTTTCATCGCATTTTCGTCATCAACTGGCACTAAGATGCCAAACTCGCTCTCGCCCAAAAGCTCCTTTGCACCGCTTTTATGCTCGGTTGAAATGATAGTTTTTTCGCACGCTAGCGCTTCAAGCAAGACATTTGAAAAGCCCTCAAAACGCGAGGCACAAAGCAAGCAAGAGGCGTTTTTTATATGCCTAAAAGGGTTTTTATCAGTGCCAAGAAGTTTTACTCGATCGCCCACGCCAAATTTATCTATCAAATTTTGTAGCTCATCCTTTAAAGGCCCTTTGCCAAGGATGCCAAGCGTGGCTCTAGGGTCGTTAATTGAAGCGATTATTTTTATTAGCATGGCTTGATTTTTACCGCTATCAAGGCGGCCTATGTTTATGAAAAATGGCTTAAAGTCGCTCTCAAGTGGCTCATCTTTTAGCAAATTTATAGTTTTTAGATCAAGGGCGTTATAAAGCACCTTTGTTTTTGCCTCACTCATGCCAAAATTTCGCACCAGATCCTCTTTATTGCCAGCTGCATTTGCGAGGATTAGATCAGCCTTTTTATAAAGATGAGTGAGTAAAAATTTATTAACCCTGCCGCTTAGATCGTTTTTATATAGGATCGACGGACAGCTTCGCTCGCTGATAACTAGCCTAGCCTTTAGCCCTAAAATCCTAGCAAGCCCAGCGATATAGCAAGGGCGGTTCATCAGCACAAACTGCGTGTCGATGCCTAAGTTTTGACAGAGCTTTTTATACTTAAAGGCAAGCAACGGCATCGCTAAAAAGAGCCTTGCAAGCTTCTTTAGTCCGCTCTCGTAAGGATCGCTATTTTCTATAAAGTGGATTTGCACCTCGCTTGGGATCTCATAGGCGATGACCTTGCTCATTAAGATGAGATGAACTTCATAATGTTTAACCAAAAATGGCAGTAAATTTGCCACATTTCGCTCAGCCCCACCAGGCCCCATCGAATATAAAAAAACGGCTAATTTTTTCACTTGCTAACAACCTTTTTTATAAATTCTCGCCACTGTTTGATTATATTTTCTTTGTTAAATAAATTTGCACTTTCGCTGGCGTTTTTTGCTAGTTTTTGCCTTAAATTTTCATCTTTTAAAAGCATTTCAAGCTTATCTTTTAGATCATTTGCGTCGCCATTTTTAAAGATAAGCCCATCTATGCCGTCATTTATAAGCTCTCTTGCTCCCACGGTGTCACTACTTAGCCTAGCGCAATTAAAGGCGCCTGATTCTATTAGCACATTTGAAAGCCCCTCACTTCTTGAGCAAAGAGTAAAAATTTTTGCCTCGCTATAAAGCTTGCTAACATCGCTCATGTGACCTAGAAATTTGACATTAAGCCCTAAATTTGACGCCATTTGCTTCAGTTCGGCCTCCTGCCTGCCACTGCCTGCGATCTTTATCTCCCAGCCATCAAGCAAGCTCTTATCCGCCTTGCTAAGCGCCTCAAAATAGAGATCATAGCCCTTTACCGCCTCCAGCCTTGCCACGCTTAAGATGACATTTTTCTTCTCGCAAATTTCAGGCACGTCGATAAAGAGTGGGTTGTGGATGACCTCGCGGTTTTTGGCAAATTTATAGTAGTCGTAGTCGCTTTTGCTTAGCACGCTTAGGCCATCTACAAAACGGTAGCTAATATCACGCATAGCGCTTGCGATTTTGTTTTTTAGGTAGCTGTGCTCGTGATGCTCAGTTGCTATTAGTTTGCTCTTTAGCCCAGCATTTGCCAGCACGCAAGCGACGTTTGTCCAGTCGATAAAGCTAATTATCAGATCAGCCCTTTGCTCTTTAAAAAGCGCTCTAAGAGCGAGGATTTTTTTAAATTTTAAAGCGAGCCCTGAGCCAATGACGTTAAGGTTTATGATATTTATCTTTTCACTAAATTTATAAAGCCCAAGGTCCTCTTCAAGAAGAGCGATAGTGATCTCATTGTCTTTGCAAAGCTCGTTTGCAAGCACGTTTAGCACACGTTCAGC
Above is a window of Campylobacter concisus DNA encoding:
- a CDS encoding STT3 domain-containing protein, with protein sequence MNRNLFFKNYSLYLMIFAAVLFGMVCRLYWVFWASEYPVFFWNNELMISTNDGYAFAEGARDMLAGFHQENDLSYYGYPLSTLTYWIVKFLGVKLETAMIYMSVFFSSLVAVPVILIANEYKAKMAGFIAALLAVIANSYYNRTMAGYYDTDMLIITLSVFVVWGLVRVLEKKDAKSLIIAPLSVLIYMWWYMSAFSLISILTGLFLLYTLIFDRKNPLFYLEISLLLLAISNLDLTLKFIVVIAIYALCLFKKEVINLKIALGILAIIFVIFVIRGGLNPIIFQLKFYVFRDAPEVGGMSFHFFNVNQTIQESSVVDFTLFCERISANVITFLISLAGVALFCYKHRSFAVSLGMLALGFLAFKSGLRFTIYAVPIMALGFGYLVEFVLANLKLKGAVLNLIRAFIAALVLAPALIHIYGYKAEPVFVNKEVEILNKLKSIAGREDYVLAWWDYGYPIRYYSDVKTLIDGGKHLGRENFAVSFALGSDEMSSANMARLDVEYTERNFKEHFNGNLAQILKDRNLSVDQFFSEIKEANFSLPAKSIEIYYYLPDRMLSIFPTILQFSKIDLKSGKNLNNGLFITTRAISQSEKGIRLSGGFTLTSDVTNLIYDGNVLPLRSFIETDYNEAGKLNVKEYKNNESSNISVIFMRDYGRFIILDESILNSAYIQLFVLERYDPKVFEPVILDGAAKVYRLKR
- the pglJ gene encoding N-acetylgalactosamine-N,N'-diacetylbacillosaminyl-diphospho-undecaprenol 4-alpha-N-acetylgalactosaminyltransferase, translated to MKKLAVFLYSMGPGGAERNVANLLPFLVKHYEVHLILMSKVIAYEIPSEVQIHFIENSDPYESGLKKLARLFLAMPLLAFKYKKLCQNLGIDTQFVLMNRPCYIAGLARILGLKARLVISERSCPSILYKNDLSGRVNKFLLTHLYKKADLILANAAGNKEDLVRNFGMSEAKTKVLYNALDLKTINLLKDEPLESDFKPFFINIGRLDSGKNQAMLIKIIASINDPRATLGILGKGPLKDELQNLIDKFGVGDRVKLLGTDKNPFRHIKNASCLLCASRFEGFSNVLLEALACEKTIISTEHKSGAKELLGESEFGILVPVDDENAMKEAMIKVLNEREIRQNFENVAYNRAKFFDSENIASKLINFLENPNE
- a CDS encoding glycosyltransferase, which gives rise to MKILFVIAALRNGGAERVLNVLANELCKDNEITIALLEEDLGLYKFSEKINIINLNVIGSGLALKFKKILALRALFKEQRADLIISFIDWTNVACVLANAGLKSKLIATEHHEHSYLKNKIASAMRDISYRFVDGLSVLSKSDYDYYKFAKNREVIHNPLFIDVPEICEKKNVILSVARLEAVKGYDLYFEALSKADKSLLDGWEIKIAGSGRQEAELKQMASNLGLNVKFLGHMSDVSKLYSEAKIFTLCSRSEGLSNVLIESGAFNCARLSSDTVGARELINDGIDGLIFKNGDANDLKDKLEMLLKDENLRQKLAKNASESANLFNKENIIKQWREFIKKVVSK